One window from the genome of Magnolia sinica isolate HGM2019 chromosome 4, MsV1, whole genome shotgun sequence encodes:
- the LOC131243178 gene encoding CSC1-like protein At4g35870, protein MILFSSFSPPPMSTASPLPSVEFPSVTPRPTPSSSDTIWHGNIEYLLNISAVGASVCVLLFLLVKLRSDHRRIPGPTALLSKLLAVWHTTLPQIASHCGADAAQFLLLEGGSSSILLSLSLLSLSLILPINLYAGSNPLDDQFSKTTIIHIPKSSPLLWLHFLFTALVVVFFHFGISSIEERLRITRFRDANGNPSDTNSNSVAIFTIMVQGIPKSLAADKAPLEEYFHHRYPGKVYRVIVPFDLCSLDDLVTELVKVRNDISWLEARIDSRVLSDGSEIGGESSSPPSVEGFRRRILGFWWRLRDLWMTHVSVRLGLTDEDRLRRLQLLEMGLESKLRLYKEGQAPGAGIAFVIFKDVYTTNKVVQDLRTEKKRPLRTFFSVMELKLERSRWKVERAPPAADIYWNHLGSSKLSLRLRRVAVNTCLLLMLLFWSSPLAVITAVKTAARIINAEAVDSAQVWLAWLESSSWAATVILQFLPNVLIFVSMYIVIPSLLSYLSKFERHLTVSGEQRAALLKMVCFFLVNLILLRALVESSLEKAILSMGRCYLDGEDCKRIEQYMSGSFLSRSCLSSLAFLITSTFLGISYDLLAPIPWIKEKLRKFRKNDMLLLVPEQTGDYPLESQVEDTLQRPLMPERESEVGSNGVSHGTGLNGIDLQGQDLSVYPISRTSNVPKQKFDFAQYYAFNLTIFALTMIYSAFAPLVVPVGAFYFGYRYVVDKYNFLFVYRVRGFPPINDGKLMDSVLCIMRFCVVLFLLSMLLFFSVQGDSTKLQAIFTLGLLLLYKLLPSKNDGFQPSILESMQTVDSVVDGPTDYEVFSQPNFDWDTYHL, encoded by the coding sequence ATGATTCTattctcttccttctctcctccacCAATGTCCACCGCCTCACCTCTTCCGTCCGTCGAATTCCCGTCCGTCACCCCACGACCCACCCCATCCTCCTCCGACACCATCTGGCACGGCAACATCGAGTACCTCCTCAACATCTCCGCCGTTGGAGCCTCCGTCTGCGTCCTTCTCTTCCTCCTCGTCAAGCTCCGCAGCGATCATCGCCGCATCCCCGGTCCCACCGCCCTCCTCTCCAAGCTCCTCGCCGTCTGGCACACCACCCTTCCCCAGATCGCCTCCCACTGCGGCGCCGATGCCGCTCAATTCCTCCTCCTCGAGGGCGgcagctcctccatcctcctctctctctccctcctctccctctctctcatcctccCCATCAATCTCTACGCGGGGTCCAACCCTCTCGACGACCAATTCTCCAAGACCACCATCATCCACATCCCCAAATCCTCTCCACTCCTCTGGCTCCACTTCCTCTTTACTGCCCTTGTCGTTGTCTTCTTCCACTTCGGCATCTCCTCCATCGAGGAACGCCTCAGAATTACCAGATTCCGTGATGCCAACGGCAATCCAAGCGACACCAATTCTAACTCCGTCGCCATCTTCACCATCATGGTGCAGGGGATCCCCAAATCACTGGCTGCTGACAAGGCCCCGCTCGAGGAGTATTTCCACCACCGCTATCCGGGTAAGGTCTATCGTGTCATTGTGCCGTTCGATTTGTGCTCGTTGGATGATTTGGTCACTGAATTGGTGAAGGTCCGAAATGATATTTCTTGGTTGGAAGCCCGTATCGATTCTCGGGTTTTGTCCGATGGCAGCGAGATTGGAGGAGAGAGTTCTTCCCCTCCATCTGTGGAAGGATTCCGGAGACGGATTCTTGGTTTTTGGTGGAGATTGAGAGATTTATGGATGACACATGTCTCCGTTCGATTGGGTTTGACCGATGAGGATCGGTTACGGAGATTGCAATTATTGGAGATGGGTTTGGAGAGCAAACTGCGGCTTTATAAAGAGGGCCAAGCGCCAGGTGCTGGAATTGCATTCGTGATATTCAAAGATGTTTACACCACTAACAAGGTCGTGCAGGATCTCCGGACTGAGAAGAAGCGGCCTCTCAGGACATTCTTCTCTGTCATGGAGTTGAAACTCGAGCGGAGCCGGTGGAAGGTTGAACGGGCCCCACCGGCGGCGGACATTTACTGGAACCATCTGGGCTCTAGCAAACTCTCTCTGAGACTGCGTCGGGTTGCGGTAAACACATGCCTCCTGTTGATGCTGCTGTTCTGGAGCTCTCCGCTCGCCGTGATCACCGCTGTGAAGACTGCTGCTCGGATCATCAATGCGGAAGCAGTGGACAGTGCACAAGTATGGTTAGCTTGGTTGGAGAGTTCGAGCTGGGCTGCGACGGTCATTCTCCAGTTCTTGCCGAATGTACTTATATTCGTGAGCATGTATATAGTGATCCCATCACTGCTGTCATATCTGTCCAAGTTTGAGAGGCATCTGACTGTGTCTGGGGAGCAGCGGGCCGCGTTGTTGAAGATGGTCTGCTTCTTTCTGGTGAATCTCATTCTGTTGCGTGCTCTTGTTGAATCTTCATTGGAGAAGGCGATACTAAGTATGGGAAGATGTTATTTAGATGGAGAAGATTGCAAGCGGATTGAGCAATACATGAGTGGTTCATTCTTATCAAGGTCATGTCTCTCTTCCCTCGCATTCCTGATCACAAGCACATTCCTGGGAATATCATATGATTTGCTGGCTCCAATCCCTTGGATAAAGGAGAAGCTGCGTAAGTTTCGGAAGAATGACATGCTGCTGCTGGTCCCAGAACAGACTGGAGACTACCCATTAGAAAGCCAGGTAGAGGACACTCTTCAGAGGCCTCTCATGCCTGAAAGAGAGTCAGAGGTTGGCAGCAATGGTGTATCTCATGGGACAGGCTTAAATGGCATCGACCTTCAAGGGCAAGATCTTTCAGTGTACCCAATCAGCAGGACCTCCAATGTCCCGAAGCAGAAATTTGATTTCGCGCAGTACTATGCCTTTAATCTGACAATATTTGCACTGACCATGATCTATTCTGCATTCGCTCCACTTGTGGTCCCTGTAGGTGCGTTTTACTTTGGGTATAGGTACGTGGTCGACAAATATAACTTTCTATTTGTGTATAGAGTCCGTGGTTTTCCTCCGATCAATGATGGAAAGCTGATGGATAGTGTGTTGTGCATCATGCGGTTCTGTG